The window ACCGAGGAGACGGGCAAGACCGCCCAGCTGAAGACTCGTGCCAGCAAGCCATCGGCTGCTTCCTCGAGACTCTCCAACGATAGCTCCGATGACGAGGTCGACAATAGGGAGTTTGCCAGGCAATTGGCCAGCATCAAGCAGGGCACAAACCTGAATGCCACCAAGAAGGCCGACGAGAAGAGACAAAAGTCAGTGAAGCAGTCTCGTGCCCAGGTCATTGACGAGAAGCCAAAGGAGCCCAAGGtctccgccccctcctcaactgCCGGCGTTGACGCCGATGACGACGCGTCTTCGGCTGCTTCCCCTGCCGTCACACCTGCGGATGCCGGCGATGTCTCGGATATGCTTGAGCCCAAGTCGTCCGGCCCCTCTGTCCTCCGCCTCACCGACACCGAGAAGGTGaagcccaagaaggagaagaaggccaaggagccTGAGAAGACGGAAACCAAGAAGCAGAGACAGAACCGTCGTAAAAAGGAGcttgagcaggagcagcgCCAAGAGGACGAGCGTCAGCGCAAGGTCGCCGAGGAGGCCCAAAGACGACAGGCCCGCATCGCGGAGGGTCGCGCTGCCAAGGACGGCTCTGAATTCACCAACAAGGCCGTCAAGGAGTCTGTCTGGACCGCCGGTAAGACTGAGAGCAAGTCCACCAATGGCCAGACAGCTCCTGTGCAGCCACTCGACACCTTCGACACCGACAGTTATACCGATGTGTCTATTCCCACCCAAACCGACTCGACTTCCAAAGCCTCCACTGCTAAGCAGGCCGGTGCCCCGAACAACTGGAttgcctccctcccctccgaggaggagcagatgaagatgatcgaagatgaagaggccTGGAACACTGTTCCATCCAAGAAGTctaagaagaagaagacggccgaggccacctcccccgccgaTAGCGCCGGCGAGTCTGAGCCAgtcgccgccaccaaggcTCAGCCTGCCACAAAGCCCCGTGCTACCAATGGCACCGCTCCCAGCAGACCCGCCAAGATCATCTCCCAGCAGTCATCCTTTGCTGCTCTGACTCCAAACGACGATGAGACCAGCAAGGAGTGGGATGTGTAAATTGGCAGTAGCGAGGCACGTCATGGAACAATGGAAGCACCTAAGGAGAGAGGCGACTGCACCGGGTTCACCTTTACTTTCTTCGTTATTCGTCTCTCTTTCATAATAGGGATACGGGTTTCCATCACGCAGTTTTAATCCCCAATTTGTTGTTATAACAAAATTTCACCGGTCTTTTTTCGTTCTCATTTCTCTCTGATTTGGCAAAAAAGGGCAACTGGAGTT is drawn from Podospora pseudocomata strain CBS 415.72m chromosome 1 map unlocalized CBS415.72m_1, whole genome shotgun sequence and contains these coding sequences:
- a CDS encoding uncharacterized protein (EggNog:ENOG503P3A0) — protein: MGVNMSTLVGWAVIASALVGYKVYLDNRNRPAVRQVARQLHTEKPAGQNRKEPKEKAKRQRVEAYSKDTEETGKTAQLKTRASKPSAASSRLSNDSSDDEVDNREFARQLASIKQGTNLNATKKADEKRQKSVKQSRAQVIDEKPKEPKVSAPSSTAGVDADDDASSAASPAVTPADAGDVSDMLEPKSSGPSVLRLTDTEKVKPKKEKKAKEPEKTETKKQRQNRRKKELEQEQRQEDERQRKVAEEAQRRQARIAEGRAAKDGSEFTNKAVKESVWTAGKTESKSTNGQTAPVQPLDTFDTDSYTDVSIPTQTDSTSKASTAKQAGAPNNWIASLPSEEEQMKMIEDEEAWNTVPSKKSKKKKTAEATSPADSAGESEPVAATKAQPATKPRATNGTAPSRPAKIISQQSSFAALTPNDDETSKEWDV